The following proteins are encoded in a genomic region of Galbibacter sp. BG1:
- a CDS encoding Crp/Fnr family transcriptional regulator, with translation MKSSIQQQLNHLFSDYIINQLQEVGIVKNYIKDDIILDLDQELKFVPLVLEGTIKVLREDNTGNELLLYFLEPGDTCAMSLSCCQKKSKSKIRAIAENDVRLLMVPVEKMAEWFESDGSWRNFILDSYQIRFHEMLETIDTLAFLKMDERLEKLLTDMVKVSGSTILNITHQEIAENLNTSRVVISRLLKKLENEGIIKLSRNKIEVLMF, from the coding sequence ATGAAAAGCAGTATACAACAACAACTAAATCATTTATTTAGTGATTATATCATCAATCAACTTCAAGAAGTAGGGATAGTTAAAAACTACATTAAAGATGATATAATTTTGGATTTAGACCAAGAATTAAAATTTGTACCACTTGTTTTAGAGGGTACAATTAAGGTGCTTCGCGAAGATAACACCGGAAATGAGTTGTTACTTTATTTCTTGGAACCCGGAGATACATGTGCCATGTCTTTAAGTTGCTGCCAAAAGAAATCCAAAAGTAAAATTAGGGCTATTGCCGAGAATGATGTACGCCTATTAATGGTACCTGTGGAAAAAATGGCGGAGTGGTTTGAGTCCGACGGAAGTTGGAGAAATTTCATCTTGGATAGCTATCAAATTCGATTTCACGAAATGTTGGAAACTATCGATACATTGGCATTTTTAAAAATGGACGAACGCTTGGAAAAACTTTTAACTGATATGGTTAAAGTAAGCGGTAGCACTATTTTGAATATCACACACCAAGAAATCGCCGAAAATTTAAATACTTCTCGAGTTGTAATTTCCAGATTGCTTAAAAAATTGGAAAATGAAGGAATTATTAAATTATCGAGAAATAAAATCGAAGTACTGATGTTTTAA
- a CDS encoding DUF4835 family protein, whose translation MVKKLLFVVLLSVANFSLMAQELNCTVIVNSDQVNQTNKQIFKTLEKSLNDYVNQTKWTNRNYTSAERIECSMMITIKNYENSTFNGTIQVQSNRPVYNSTYQSPVFNYQDKRFTFNYIEFAPIYFNPNVFDSNLTSVITYYVYIILGIDADTFSKEGGTPYFKQAQNIVNLAQGSGYSGWQQADGDRTRWELVDNLLSNTFKEYRLALYNYHRLGLDNLVDNATMAKESIAGSMKLFDRLNNVRPNSFVLQAFFDAKSEEIANVFSGGPKVDIVKLKETLNEIAPLYADTWSRIKY comes from the coding sequence ATGGTTAAGAAGCTTTTGTTTGTTGTTTTACTCTCTGTCGCCAACTTTTCGTTGATGGCACAAGAGCTTAATTGTACCGTCATTGTAAACTCCGATCAGGTAAACCAAACCAACAAGCAAATTTTTAAAACCTTAGAAAAGTCGTTAAACGATTACGTAAATCAAACCAAGTGGACGAATCGTAATTATACCAGTGCAGAACGCATTGAGTGTAGTATGATGATTACCATTAAGAATTACGAAAACAGTACTTTTAACGGCACTATACAGGTACAGTCCAACCGTCCTGTATATAATTCAACTTATCAATCTCCGGTTTTTAATTATCAAGACAAGCGCTTTACATTTAACTATATAGAGTTTGCGCCTATTTATTTCAATCCAAATGTTTTCGATTCTAATTTAACATCCGTAATTACCTATTATGTCTATATAATTTTAGGGATCGATGCCGATACTTTTTCAAAAGAAGGTGGAACACCTTACTTCAAACAAGCTCAGAACATTGTTAATTTGGCGCAAGGAAGTGGGTACAGCGGATGGCAACAGGCCGATGGAGATAGAACACGTTGGGAATTGGTAGATAACCTTTTGTCGAATACTTTTAAGGAATACCGTTTAGCGCTTTATAACTATCACCGTTTAGGTTTGGATAATTTGGTAGACAACGCAACTATGGCTAAAGAGTCTATTGCTGGATCTATGAAGTTGTTTGATCGATTGAACAATGTGCGTCCCAATTCTTTTGTACTTCAAGCTTTTTTTGATGCAAAATCTGAAGAGATAGCAAATGTTTTTTCAGGCGGGCCTAAAGTGGATATTGTAAAGCTTAAAGAAACCTTAAATGAAATAGCTCCTTTATATGCTGATACTTGGTCTCGTATAAAATATTAG
- the coaBC gene encoding bifunctional phosphopantothenoylcysteine decarboxylase/phosphopantothenate--cysteine ligase CoaBC produces MSILSGKKVLLGITGGIAAYKSAYLVRQFIKAGASVKVVMTESAKDFVTPLTLSTLSKNPVFSSFTNYEEGNEVWNNHVDLGLWADLMIVAPATANTLSKMSSGASDNFLLATYLSAKCPVYFAPAMDLDMYKHPSTTQTFEQLKSFGNIIIPASHGELASGLVGEGRMAEPEEIVSFIKKDMLSKLPLKGKRVLITAGPTYEAIDPVRFIGNHSSGRMGYALAEEAANLGAEVFLISGPTHLDLKHSHVKLVRVTSAEEMYNATHQVFNQVDIAILSAAVADYRPSEVANKKIKKKTASLQIDLEPTKDILASLGEIKTKQFLVGFALETNDELNNAKKKLKAKNLDAIVLNSLNDMGAGFGKTTNKVTFIDKKLTNIPFPLKSKTEVAVDIFNEILNRLHG; encoded by the coding sequence ATGTCCATACTTAGCGGCAAAAAAGTTTTACTTGGTATTACTGGTGGTATTGCCGCTTATAAGTCGGCTTACCTTGTCCGACAATTCATAAAAGCTGGAGCGAGCGTTAAAGTGGTAATGACAGAAAGTGCAAAAGACTTTGTTACCCCTTTAACGCTTTCTACATTGTCTAAAAATCCGGTTTTCTCATCTTTTACCAACTATGAGGAAGGCAACGAAGTTTGGAACAATCATGTAGACTTAGGCCTTTGGGCAGATTTAATGATAGTAGCGCCGGCTACGGCCAATACACTTTCTAAAATGTCCAGTGGCGCTTCCGATAATTTTCTCCTTGCAACTTATCTATCTGCTAAATGTCCAGTTTATTTTGCTCCTGCGATGGATTTGGATATGTACAAGCATCCATCTACTACTCAAACTTTCGAGCAATTAAAATCTTTTGGAAACATTATTATTCCAGCTAGTCACGGTGAATTGGCCAGTGGTTTAGTAGGAGAGGGTAGAATGGCAGAACCTGAAGAGATAGTATCATTTATAAAAAAAGACATGCTTTCTAAACTTCCCTTAAAGGGAAAGCGTGTATTAATTACCGCGGGCCCCACCTACGAAGCCATAGATCCTGTGCGCTTTATAGGGAACCATTCTAGCGGTAGAATGGGATATGCTTTAGCAGAAGAGGCTGCTAATTTAGGTGCAGAAGTATTTCTAATTTCTGGGCCAACACACTTAGACTTAAAACACAGTCACGTTAAATTGGTAAGGGTAACTTCAGCAGAAGAAATGTACAACGCCACCCATCAAGTATTCAATCAAGTTGATATTGCCATTCTTTCTGCAGCGGTTGCAGATTATCGACCTTCCGAAGTCGCAAACAAAAAAATTAAAAAGAAAACCGCAAGTCTACAAATCGATTTAGAGCCGACAAAAGATATTCTTGCATCGCTCGGTGAAATAAAAACCAAGCAGTTTTTAGTGGGGTTTGCATTAGAAACCAACGATGAACTGAATAATGCCAAAAAGAAACTCAAGGCGAAGAATTTAGATGCAATTGTATTAAATTCTTTAAATGATATGGGGGCAGGTTTTGGAAAAACCACAAATAAAGTTACTTTTATAGATAAGAAACTTACTAATATTCCGTTTCCACTAAAATCGAAAACGGAGGTTGCTGTTGATATTTTTAATGAAATCCTGAATCGTTTACATGGTTAA
- a CDS encoding DNA-directed RNA polymerase subunit omega encodes MSELRNSEAPVSTVTYDRNEIDAPTNNIYEAISIISKRANQINGDIKKELIEKLEEFATYTDSLEEIFENKEQIEVSKFYEKLPKPHAIAVEEWLNDKIYYRNTEK; translated from the coding sequence ATGAGCGAATTAAGAAATTCTGAAGCACCTGTTTCTACGGTAACTTATGATAGAAATGAAATTGACGCGCCAACAAATAATATTTACGAGGCTATTTCAATTATTTCTAAACGTGCTAACCAGATTAATGGAGACATTAAAAAAGAGTTGATCGAGAAATTGGAAGAGTTTGCTACTTATACTGATAGCTTGGAAGAGATTTTCGAAAACAAAGAGCAAATAGAAGTTTCTAAATTTTACGAAAAACTACCAAAACCGCATGCCATTGCAGTAGAAGAGTGGTTAAACGATAAGATTTATTATAGAAACACCGAAAAATAG
- a CDS encoding outer membrane protein assembly factor BamD, which produces MKYTYILILSVFLFIGCSEYQKVLKDSDVKNKYEMAEKLYNEGDYKRANRLLEQIVPQYVGKPQGERLIYFYANSYYEMEDYYLAAYQFERFSKSYPRSDKAEEAAFLGAKSQYLTSPRYSLDQTETEKAISRLQIFINTHSESEYMEQANEMVAELRAKLEKKAFEIAKQYNRISDYNASIKSFEMFFKEYPGSVYKEDALYYDFLAKYNLAVNSIYSKKEERINNAQAAYKKLITEFPEGEYQGKATKLNEELSKELADFKQLLEQYSK; this is translated from the coding sequence ATGAAATATACATACATATTAATTCTTTCTGTTTTTTTATTCATTGGATGTAGTGAGTATCAAAAAGTATTAAAGGATAGTGATGTAAAGAATAAATATGAAATGGCTGAAAAGCTTTATAATGAAGGAGACTATAAACGCGCTAATAGGCTTTTAGAGCAAATTGTACCTCAGTATGTAGGAAAACCGCAGGGTGAACGTCTTATTTATTTTTATGCCAACTCTTATTACGAGATGGAAGATTATTACTTGGCAGCCTATCAGTTCGAGCGTTTCTCAAAATCATATCCACGGAGTGATAAGGCAGAGGAGGCAGCTTTCTTAGGTGCTAAAAGTCAATATTTAACTTCCCCGAGATATAGTTTAGATCAAACAGAAACGGAAAAAGCTATTAGTAGATTGCAAATTTTCATCAATACCCATTCAGAGTCGGAGTATATGGAGCAAGCAAACGAAATGGTAGCGGAGTTAAGGGCAAAATTGGAAAAGAAGGCCTTTGAAATAGCAAAGCAATACAATAGAATATCAGATTACAATGCGTCCATAAAATCTTTTGAAATGTTCTTTAAAGAATATCCAGGATCGGTTTATAAAGAGGATGCATTATATTATGATTTCTTGGCGAAATACAACTTGGCGGTTAATAGTATCTACTCTAAAAAAGAAGAACGTATTAACAATGCGCAGGCGGCCTATAAAAAATTGATAACGGAATTTCCAGAAGGTGAATACCAAGGAAAGGCGACGAAACTCAATGAAGAGCTAAGCAAAGAGTTAGCAGATTTTAAACAATTATTAGAACAATACAGCAAATAA
- a CDS encoding DUF4199 domain-containing protein — protein sequence MKNYSSAIKYGSLTGIALIIYFLILSLFGLHQYPILGALNIAIIATAMYYGMRDFKANFTGNFLYRHGFAAGMIIGFMGTVIFTIFFALYVTELNSDFLNSFMTEWKFEWSSNMGMLLLTIILMGFALSVVLTLSYMQLLKKSWNTTEGERHTLSHSKDN from the coding sequence ATGAAAAATTACAGTTCAGCAATAAAATATGGAAGTCTCACCGGTATCGCCTTAATTATTTACTTTCTGATTTTATCCCTATTTGGACTTCATCAATATCCCATATTGGGTGCCCTGAACATTGCCATTATAGCCACAGCAATGTACTATGGAATGCGGGATTTTAAAGCAAATTTTACGGGCAACTTTCTTTATAGGCATGGCTTCGCCGCGGGGATGATTATCGGGTTCATGGGAACGGTTATTTTTACTATATTTTTCGCTTTATATGTAACCGAACTTAATTCTGATTTTTTAAATTCTTTTATGACGGAATGGAAGTTTGAGTGGTCCAGCAATATGGGTATGTTATTGTTAACTATAATTTTAATGGGTTTTGCCTTATCCGTTGTTCTAACCTTGTCATACATGCAATTATTAAAAAAGAGTTGGAATACTACGGAAGGGGAACGCCACACTTTATCCCATAGTAAGGATAATTAG
- a CDS encoding YSC84-related protein, producing MKKLKLFTTIVFTAITLFAFSQTEKDQKIMSDAENAKQLLQKSDKGLEKFFESASGYVIFPNVGEGAFIVGGASGNGVLYENGAPVGMASLKKVDIGLQAGGQEIVEIIFFETEEALNEFKQEEIKFSAEASAIAVKEGAAKNANYNDGMIIFTKPKKGLMADLSIGGQKFKYTPFDNK from the coding sequence ATGAAAAAGCTAAAATTATTCACTACCATCGTTTTCACTGCCATTACCTTGTTTGCGTTTTCCCAGACGGAAAAAGATCAAAAAATAATGTCTGATGCCGAGAATGCAAAACAATTATTACAAAAGTCAGATAAAGGACTGGAAAAATTTTTCGAAAGTGCTTCGGGTTATGTCATTTTCCCCAATGTGGGAGAAGGAGCTTTTATAGTTGGAGGCGCTTCGGGGAATGGTGTTTTGTATGAAAATGGAGCCCCGGTTGGTATGGCAAGTCTTAAAAAAGTAGATATTGGTTTACAAGCTGGAGGACAAGAGATTGTGGAAATCATTTTTTTCGAAACCGAAGAAGCCCTTAATGAGTTTAAGCAAGAAGAAATCAAATTTTCAGCTGAAGCTTCTGCCATAGCCGTTAAGGAAGGGGCTGCTAAAAATGCCAATTACAACGATGGAATGATCATTTTCACTAAACCCAAAAAAGGATTGATGGCAGATTTATCCATCGGGGGACAAAAATTTAAATACACACCGTTTGATAATAAATAA
- a CDS encoding catalase, protein MEDHKNKPEKQETKKSASLKKVSSEGEFMTTNQGVKVNDTNNSLKAGERGPSLLEDFILREKITHFDHERIPERIVHARGSGAHGYFELYESQEDITKAGIFTDTSRKTPVFVRFSTVAGSKGSADLARDVRGFAVKFYTEEGIFDLVGNNMPIFFIQDAMKFPDLIHAVKPEPDREIPQAASAHDTFYDFVSHTPETLHNQIWLMSDRAIPRSFRMMEGFGIHTFRFINADGKSHFVKFHWKPLLGIKSITWDEAVKIHGADSDFHRRDLWDAIEEGNYPEWELGVQVIPQEDEHSFDFDLLDPTKLIPEEMVPVKRIGKMTLNRNPDNFFAETEQVAFHPGHIVPGIDFTNDPLLQGRLFSYTDTQLSRLGSPNFHEIPINRPLNEVHNNQRDAHMRMTINKGKTAYFPNSIGGGCPYLARIAEGGFSSYEERIEASKVRARSESFNDHFSQPALFYRSLKSWEKEHIIEAYAFELGKCTYKHIKQRMLWLLNQIEENLANEVAEKLGLEIPEKIDQPINQAIGADANVEKQQPSRKQNYLEESNALSQTHLPSEDISTLKIAALVADGFDGKGVSEMKKHLEGKNAHLVLIAPNGGKVICDKDKEHEVNAALHTTESVLYDALYLPGGDKSVETLKENGKVIKFINETLKHCKAIALQKEAEQFLETTFLKTFKEDEAVLMDQSPNKFSEVLAQHRNWEREAKTKMIPA, encoded by the coding sequence ATGGAAGACCATAAGAATAAACCAGAAAAACAAGAGACTAAAAAATCAGCTTCCCTGAAAAAGGTTAGCAGTGAAGGTGAATTTATGACCACCAATCAAGGGGTTAAAGTTAACGATACCAATAATTCCTTAAAAGCTGGTGAGAGAGGCCCCTCACTGTTGGAAGATTTTATTTTACGCGAAAAAATAACCCATTTTGACCACGAGCGAATACCAGAGCGCATTGTTCATGCCAGAGGAAGCGGCGCTCATGGATATTTTGAACTCTATGAAAGTCAAGAAGATATTACCAAAGCAGGGATATTTACCGATACTTCCAGAAAAACCCCGGTATTTGTTAGGTTTTCTACAGTGGCAGGATCCAAAGGTTCAGCAGATCTTGCCAGGGATGTACGTGGATTCGCTGTTAAATTTTATACCGAGGAAGGTATATTCGACCTAGTAGGTAACAATATGCCTATCTTCTTTATTCAAGATGCTATGAAATTTCCAGATTTAATTCATGCTGTAAAGCCGGAACCTGACAGGGAAATTCCGCAGGCTGCATCCGCACATGACACTTTCTATGATTTTGTATCCCATACACCGGAAACCCTTCATAATCAAATCTGGTTGATGAGCGATAGGGCAATTCCGAGAAGTTTTAGAATGATGGAAGGTTTTGGAATCCATACCTTTAGATTTATTAATGCAGATGGCAAATCACATTTCGTAAAATTTCATTGGAAGCCCCTTCTTGGAATCAAATCGATCACATGGGACGAGGCGGTAAAAATACATGGTGCAGATAGCGACTTTCACCGTAGGGATCTATGGGATGCTATTGAAGAAGGAAACTATCCCGAATGGGAGCTAGGGGTACAGGTAATCCCACAGGAAGATGAACATTCATTTGATTTTGACCTACTGGATCCTACAAAATTGATTCCTGAAGAAATGGTGCCCGTAAAAAGAATCGGAAAAATGACGTTGAACAGAAACCCCGATAATTTCTTTGCGGAAACCGAACAAGTAGCATTTCATCCCGGGCATATAGTACCTGGTATCGATTTCACCAATGACCCATTGCTGCAGGGAAGATTGTTTTCCTATACAGACACCCAGCTATCGCGACTTGGAAGCCCAAATTTTCACGAAATTCCCATCAATCGTCCTTTGAATGAAGTCCACAACAATCAGCGCGACGCGCACATGAGAATGACCATCAACAAAGGTAAAACTGCCTATTTTCCCAATTCCATTGGTGGTGGATGTCCGTATTTGGCAAGAATTGCAGAAGGAGGCTTTTCGAGTTACGAAGAGCGAATAGAAGCTTCAAAAGTGCGAGCCAGAAGTGAAAGTTTCAACGATCACTTTTCGCAACCGGCCCTCTTTTATAGAAGTTTAAAAAGTTGGGAAAAAGAACATATAATCGAGGCCTATGCTTTTGAATTAGGGAAATGTACCTACAAGCATATAAAACAACGCATGCTGTGGTTGCTCAATCAAATTGAAGAAAATTTGGCAAATGAGGTGGCTGAAAAATTAGGTTTGGAAATACCTGAAAAAATTGATCAGCCCATCAACCAAGCAATTGGTGCCGATGCCAATGTAGAGAAGCAACAACCCTCCAGGAAACAAAACTATTTAGAAGAGTCCAATGCGCTAAGCCAAACCCATCTTCCATCGGAAGATATCAGCACATTGAAAATTGCAGCTCTGGTAGCAGACGGTTTTGATGGTAAAGGGGTGTCAGAAATGAAAAAGCATTTGGAGGGCAAAAATGCACATCTTGTTTTAATTGCCCCTAACGGTGGTAAAGTAATTTGCGATAAAGACAAAGAACATGAGGTAAATGCTGCACTCCATACCACCGAAAGTGTTTTGTATGATGCCCTATACCTGCCCGGTGGGGATAAATCAGTTGAAACACTGAAAGAAAATGGAAAGGTTATTAAATTTATTAATGAAACTTTAAAACATTGCAAGGCCATTGCTTTGCAAAAAGAGGCCGAACAGTTTTTGGAAACAACTTTCCTTAAGACCTTTAAAGAGGACGAAGCTGTTTTAATGGATCAATCTCCAAATAAATTTTCCGAGGTTCTAGCCCAGCATAGAAATTGGGAACGGGAAGCCAAAACCAAAATGATTCCAGCTTAA
- a CDS encoding TIGR04086 family membrane protein, with protein MRRITNFFSTTRKINRISWGAVISGALTTIAIMFLFNLLGIGIGFASIDPLQESEPLEGLGIGTAIWWIVSNLLALFAGGWVAGRMAGYPSPIDGALHGFIAWTVYALVSVIFVGSAVGSAISGVASATSQIFGGGDTKEVVVNLKKLQNQNKKETTTTYNEVKEEVLQLMQAGERYNLLPENTSEEARSTIQNSKSEVRESLRQLNLEEKVSEFFNDLNFDLDKNGNLDISVEGDKDYFEKEEIKDYLTENTDLTEAEINGVITKWERKLDKAAERAEELYKKAKQKAEKAADEAAKAIAKVSLVSFFMFLLGATAALLAGSLGSPTYTVLEEERIHEEDNFRRDEDYRRDI; from the coding sequence ATGAGAAGAATAACAAATTTTTTTAGTACAACCAGAAAAATAAACCGTATTTCATGGGGAGCTGTAATAAGTGGTGCACTTACTACTATTGCGATTATGTTTCTGTTCAATTTATTGGGTATAGGCATAGGTTTTGCCAGTATAGATCCCCTTCAGGAAAGTGAACCGTTGGAGGGATTGGGAATTGGAACCGCGATTTGGTGGATTGTTTCCAATTTATTAGCCTTATTTGCTGGTGGTTGGGTTGCTGGTAGAATGGCTGGATATCCATCTCCCATCGATGGCGCTTTGCACGGATTTATAGCCTGGACGGTTTATGCGTTGGTGTCGGTTATATTTGTTGGATCAGCAGTTGGTAGTGCCATCAGTGGCGTAGCTAGTGCCACCTCCCAAATATTTGGCGGCGGCGATACAAAAGAGGTGGTGGTCAATTTAAAAAAGCTTCAGAACCAAAACAAAAAGGAAACCACAACTACTTACAACGAAGTAAAGGAAGAAGTACTGCAATTAATGCAAGCAGGGGAGCGATATAACCTTTTACCAGAAAATACTTCCGAGGAAGCACGGTCAACAATTCAAAACTCAAAATCGGAGGTACGAGAATCGTTACGCCAGCTCAATCTGGAAGAAAAGGTTTCGGAATTCTTTAATGATTTAAATTTTGATCTGGATAAAAATGGAAATCTGGATATTTCTGTAGAAGGGGACAAAGATTATTTTGAAAAAGAGGAAATAAAGGATTATTTAACTGAAAATACAGATTTAACGGAGGCTGAAATCAACGGAGTCATCACTAAATGGGAACGCAAACTAGATAAGGCAGCAGAGAGGGCAGAAGAATTGTACAAAAAAGCCAAACAGAAAGCTGAAAAAGCAGCGGATGAAGCGGCAAAAGCTATTGCAAAGGTAAGTTTGGTTTCATTTTTTATGTTTCTATTGGGAGCCACAGCCGCCTTGTTGGCGGGATCATTGGGTTCGCCAACGTATACGGTTCTAGAGGAGGAGCGTATTCATGAGGAAGATAATTTTAGACGTGACGAGGATTATAGAAGGGATATTTAG
- a CDS encoding general stress protein CsbD, whose protein sequence is MEKRNERENPSHDRKNENQDRSKNLEKKWKSIKGEYRGEYQSVTDEDVNYNDGDFEGMLDRLSRRRGISRSQVKDEIDNW, encoded by the coding sequence ATGGAAAAAAGAAATGAAAGAGAAAATCCTTCTCACGATCGTAAAAACGAAAATCAAGACCGCTCTAAAAACTTAGAGAAAAAATGGAAAAGCATCAAAGGTGAATATCGAGGGGAATATCAGAGTGTCACTGATGAAGATGTTAATTATAATGATGGGGATTTCGAAGGTATGCTAGATAGACTAAGTCGACGAAGAGGTATCTCCAGATCGCAAGTGAAGGATGAAATTGATAACTGGTAG
- a CDS encoding helix-turn-helix transcriptional regulator, giving the protein MKSIDVHSLPINEVIQNIATGLRCDFVENCDEYLIELPENIGKGSIRGISFNDGLGLIIYNCSFYEDLEIRFVKDDVHPLKFIYCVDGSLIHRFAHENINHEIEKYQHVIVANKDNAGHIIKFYKNEQTTMTSVEIIRNQFQGEINCELEKSDKKLIELFRDQTGKTLFYHEGFYSLKLADIFKGIEEHTDQKLIRKLFLKSKTYSILVEQIMLYRDDILDESNRTILRRQEIDQIETAKKIIYTELENLPSIENIANRIGIPVAKLQLGFKDMYNVTVNEFVHKTRLQVATIMLADKDKTLAEIQDNIGISSKSYFSKIIREEYHMTPSEFRKQNMEVIKSKKKPG; this is encoded by the coding sequence ATGAAATCGATTGATGTACATTCACTACCCATAAATGAAGTGATTCAAAATATAGCGACCGGGCTTCGGTGTGATTTTGTTGAAAACTGCGATGAATATTTAATTGAATTGCCCGAGAATATAGGCAAAGGCTCTATAAGGGGTATTAGCTTTAACGATGGCTTGGGACTCATTATTTACAATTGTAGTTTTTATGAAGATCTGGAGATAAGATTTGTAAAAGATGATGTTCATCCGCTAAAATTCATTTATTGCGTGGATGGAAGTTTAATCCATAGGTTTGCCCATGAAAACATCAATCATGAAATTGAAAAATATCAGCACGTTATTGTAGCCAATAAGGATAATGCCGGACATATTATAAAATTTTATAAGAATGAGCAAACAACGATGACAAGTGTTGAAATCATCCGAAATCAATTCCAAGGAGAAATAAATTGCGAACTTGAAAAAAGTGATAAAAAGTTAATCGAACTCTTCCGTGATCAAACAGGGAAGACACTCTTTTACCATGAAGGCTTTTACAGTTTAAAATTAGCGGATATTTTTAAGGGAATTGAAGAGCATACCGATCAGAAATTAATTCGAAAACTGTTCTTAAAATCTAAAACCTATTCAATTTTAGTTGAGCAGATAATGCTCTACAGAGACGATATTTTAGATGAAAGCAATAGAACTATTTTAAGACGGCAGGAAATAGATCAAATTGAAACGGCCAAAAAAATAATTTATACCGAACTTGAAAACTTACCGAGTATTGAAAATATCGCAAATCGCATAGGTATTCCGGTTGCTAAACTTCAGTTAGGTTTTAAGGATATGTATAATGTCACGGTGAACGAATTTGTTCACAAAACCAGACTGCAGGTAGCTACTATAATGTTGGCAGATAAGGATAAAACGTTGGCCGAGATACAGGACAATATTGGTATAAGTAGTAAAAGCTATTTTTCTAAAATAATACGGGAAGAATATCATATGACCCCCAGTGAGTTTCGAAAACAGAACATGGAAGTCATAAAAAGCAAAAAAAAACCGGGGTAA
- a CDS encoding helix-turn-helix domain-containing protein encodes MNKCKIQPFGVKDTLKQFLDYFGGGKMVEEADCHFNFQSELDNGKLSASIFSNGLSGISLDLNLVEDQKITFNTSLVNPLTIIYCLEGGLICGNGAQDYRVNQHQSVIINSAIGEDYYLLLPKEKPLRLFIFEIDRQKYGYEDEHYPVVCDEIKDLFQNIKESQSNLMFLPDNVKISEQIKLLNASKVQGYSKYLYIKGQLQLLLAHFIYDYYVSLKSPDQEYSLRKYELIRIQKVAEKIKKHPAEDYTIRKIALETGLAPSKLQEGFKYLFDTTVNDYVKKVRIERAEELLREQEGNISEIVYSIGLNSRSYFAKIFRERYNCCPKEYQDRHRKRRYQLASAC; translated from the coding sequence ATGAATAAATGTAAAATTCAACCCTTTGGTGTGAAAGACACGCTAAAGCAGTTTCTAGACTATTTTGGAGGGGGCAAAATGGTCGAGGAGGCAGATTGTCATTTTAATTTTCAATCTGAGCTCGATAATGGGAAGTTATCCGCATCCATATTTAGCAATGGTTTATCTGGAATTTCCTTAGACCTTAATTTGGTAGAAGACCAAAAGATTACTTTTAACACTTCACTTGTAAACCCGCTTACCATAATTTATTGTTTGGAGGGAGGCTTGATTTGTGGAAATGGCGCTCAAGATTACCGAGTGAATCAGCACCAATCGGTTATCATAAATTCCGCAATTGGTGAAGATTACTATTTACTCTTGCCAAAAGAAAAACCATTGCGACTCTTTATATTTGAAATAGACAGACAGAAATATGGCTACGAGGATGAACATTATCCAGTAGTATGCGATGAAATTAAGGACCTATTTCAGAATATTAAAGAGAGCCAATCCAACTTAATGTTTTTACCAGATAACGTAAAGATTTCAGAACAAATTAAGCTTTTAAATGCTTCGAAGGTTCAAGGATATTCGAAATATTTATATATAAAAGGACAGCTACAGTTATTATTGGCTCATTTTATATACGATTATTACGTGAGTTTAAAGTCGCCAGATCAAGAGTATTCACTACGGAAATATGAATTGATAAGGATTCAAAAGGTGGCTGAAAAAATTAAAAAACATCCCGCAGAGGATTATACCATTAGAAAAATAGCGTTGGAAACGGGCCTGGCTCCTTCTAAACTACAGGAGGGCTTTAAGTACTTGTTTGATACCACTGTAAATGATTACGTTAAAAAAGTACGTATTGAAAGGGCAGAAGAGCTCTTAAGGGAGCAGGAAGGCAATATCTCAGAAATTGTTTATTCCATAGGCCTAAACAGTAGAAGTTATTTTGCGAAAATTTTTAGGGAGCGCTACAATTGTTGTCCAAAGGAATATCAAGATAGGCACCGAAAAAGACGTTATCAACTTGCATCTGCTTGCTAA